The Methanobrevibacter gottschalkii DSM 11977 genome includes a region encoding these proteins:
- a CDS encoding tetratricopeptide repeat protein, translating to MTFLDNISDKINYETLNNIIKFEFDGVSTNWMDENDPFIERIQKSSLNKVFLKEHILKEIEIKNILDEGIDFLNSQKYVNAIESFDEVLFYDEGYAEALINKSYALFGQKHFVKSLRYYKRAIKVNNDLKDVEYHKLLLSCSNKERSNFSKLKLNIYSGDELFAKGEYKKALERYDGALANPSLFKDKILFKLLNKKATTLLKLNDFENALACFKESLNAKISDYAYYGCGVCQYELKLDGASESLSHANNVKKNQLLEKGLIFNEIGLYENALSTFNEIFNNHFKVDELYIKSLNGKMHAMRSLKMDMDEIEDIYSILLN from the coding sequence ATGACTTTTTTAGATAATATTTCAGATAAAATTAACTATGAAACTTTGAACAATATTATAAAATTTGAATTTGATGGTGTTTCAACTAATTGGATGGATGAAAATGATCCATTCATTGAAAGAATTCAAAAATCTAGTTTGAATAAAGTTTTCTTAAAAGAACATATTCTAAAAGAAATTGAAATTAAAAACATTTTGGATGAAGGTATTGACTTTTTAAATTCACAAAAATATGTTAATGCAATAGAATCTTTTGATGAAGTGCTGTTTTATGATGAAGGGTATGCAGAAGCTTTAATTAATAAATCATATGCTCTTTTTGGTCAGAAACATTTTGTTAAATCTTTAAGATATTATAAACGTGCCATTAAAGTGAATAATGATTTGAAAGATGTTGAATATCATAAATTGCTTTTAAGTTGTTCCAATAAGGAAAGAAGTAATTTTTCAAAATTAAAATTAAATATTTATTCTGGGGATGAACTATTTGCAAAAGGAGAATATAAAAAAGCACTTGAAAGATATGATGGTGCTTTAGCTAATCCATCTCTATTTAAAGATAAAATACTTTTTAAGTTACTCAATAAAAAAGCTACAACATTACTTAAATTAAACGATTTTGAAAATGCATTGGCATGTTTTAAAGAGTCTTTAAATGCAAAGATTAGTGATTATGCATATTATGGCTGTGGCGTATGCCAATATGAATTGAAGTTAGATGGTGCTTCTGAAAGCCTATCTCATGCAAACAATGTTAAAAAAAATCAATTACTGGAAAAAGGATTAATTTTTAATGAAATTGGTTTATATGAAAATGCCTTAAGTACTTTCAATGAAATATTCAATAATCATTTTAAAGTTGATGAACTTTATATCAAATCCTTAAATGGTAAAATGCATGCAATGAGGAGTTTAAAAATGGATATGGATGAAATTGAAGATATTTATTCAATATTGCTAAACTAA
- a CDS encoding DUF2284 domain-containing protein: MSEIKKLTADVDVGEYFEKYVDFEKFSKLCIEEQEELGYNWNYPPFDFDVEELWKSYNKLKIIAFKIDFSKEELDHTFEEKELEFVLKRFERIKGRLMNDVYMLENEDSMGLYMGKCNLCMRCTREFGMPCKMPVKMRYAFEGLGADVDKTIEDLFGYKILYAHNGKLPEYLIFVGGLLYDKK; the protein is encoded by the coding sequence ATGTCTGAGATTAAAAAGTTAACTGCAGATGTTGATGTCGGGGAATATTTTGAAAAGTATGTTGATTTTGAAAAATTTTCAAAACTTTGCATTGAAGAACAGGAAGAGTTAGGGTATAATTGGAACTATCCTCCCTTTGATTTTGATGTAGAAGAATTATGGAAATCATATAACAAACTTAAAATTATTGCTTTTAAAATTGATTTTTCAAAAGAAGAATTGGACCATACCTTTGAAGAGAAAGAACTGGAATTTGTTTTAAAAAGATTTGAGCGTATAAAAGGCAGATTAATGAATGATGTTTATATGCTTGAAAATGAAGATTCAATGGGATTATATATGGGCAAATGCAATCTCTGCATGAGATGTACAAGGGAATTTGGAATGCCTTGTAAAATGCCAGTTAAAATGAGGTATGCATTTGAAGGATTAGGTGCAGATGTGGATAAAACTATTGAGGACTTATTTGGATATAAGATACTTTATGCTCATAATGGTAAACTGCCTGAATATTTAATATTTGTTGGTGGATTGCTGTATGATAAAAAATAG
- a CDS encoding DUF11 domain-containing protein: MRKNNYLVFLLIFSLFLTISSVSALNVDDNATIEDTNLNSMDVNFDISNGEFNSINIDKTFDTNIDADAGKDTNIEEKTISITNSNNSILSTKENNVKNNFKLNSGSLRAGNIIYISSDGTGDGLTSNNPTNWANGYINAQSGDTISFLDGTYNLVNVNLNKDLVLKAFNEGNAIINANRAGNVFSINNNRNITINGLTFINGKSTGNGGAISFNSGALTVINCRFINNTASSYGGAIYLRDGKLTIVNTTFVNNSADVGGAAIADTISITHSDFINNTADGSGGAIRAYDNLTIVDSIFTNNTSINGQGGALYTPNVDINNSIFVNNTSLNGGGAIYSSNEYLINNSVFVNNSAIDGDGGAVSSYRTGNINNSNFTNNSAKKSGGAAYARESIEIDNSSFNKNYAGAGGAVRAQSEVNITNSNFTNNVANNEGGAIYSNGKIVVNNLTFINNSAIESDGGAIFSVEDVEVDNSNFINNYAGELGGAISAYNELTVNNSNFTNNNAKYYGGGVYANVLNSNRDNFVNNTAEYNGGGAYVFSNANINGSNFDSNTAVNGGGLFSTGNSSVNNSNFINNNAYDGSAIISGNLHLNNNNLENNTSRGYGIVYAENATIENNKFIDNDALEDKEIYVLNELSQSNNTLSPNQIENINANTVKVNTINGTTYLVDLEDGLKGYCLQRTLNFPDYVYLLNNLSLAHNQLTGEDVSEYLKILIYKYYFSDKKDNITYSLWDFTDSDFRNSNNNLTKKVIALYNSGFRVPDSNASLILDNGTQVLFDFYSAGSSTTQNLFLFNITYMGNNYDMKVEKITLNKSVINGNKTKFIIRVTNIGDTILHGVTVFEKEYDGLVYDSYIDEGNNWNYNNGKWIYKKQLNINESAEFTVVFKTIKSGNFTNIIISSSNETTNKTTNNTTTVYTPNLTVEKLSLNRTVYVGNQTVFTIVVRNTGDCDLGEVFVVEKAPEGLAYSSFKGTDWSYNNGKFTYGKTLKVGESVSFEIVFDAVSSGNWTNVVVAGSNLTGNKTGNNTTKVYNPGLKVEKITLDPVVSVGEITSFEIIVTNTGDCKLGDVFVHEDSYEGLRFHSFRGDMWKQKGDTFYYQGVLNPGESASFVILFTTLKPGNFTNIVTAGSNVTNNTTTENKTKVIENHTNNNTNGINKTVNNETKEVNVHKVDTSRATGNPLLALLMVLLMISVTSVRKFKK; the protein is encoded by the coding sequence ATGAGGAAAAATAATTATTTAGTATTTCTATTAATATTTTCATTATTTTTAACTATTTCTTCAGTATCTGCATTAAACGTGGATGATAATGCGACAATAGAAGATACTAATTTGAATTCAATGGATGTTAATTTTGATATTTCCAATGGCGAATTCAATAGTATTAATATTGATAAAACGTTCGATACAAATATAGATGCTGATGCAGGAAAAGACACAAATATTGAGGAAAAAACTATTAGTATTACTAATTCTAATAATTCCATTCTTTCCACTAAAGAGAATAATGTTAAAAATAATTTTAAATTAAATTCCGGTTCATTAAGAGCAGGTAATATAATTTATATTAGTTCTGATGGTACTGGGGATGGTTTGACTAGTAATAATCCAACAAACTGGGCTAATGGATACATTAATGCTCAATCAGGCGATACAATTTCTTTCCTTGATGGAACTTATAATCTTGTAAATGTAAATTTAAATAAAGATTTAGTTTTAAAAGCTTTTAATGAAGGAAATGCAATAATAAATGCAAATAGAGCTGGTAATGTCTTTTCTATTAATAATAATAGAAATATAACCATAAATGGTTTAACATTTATAAATGGGAAATCTACTGGAAATGGTGGAGCAATTTCATTTAATTCAGGAGCCCTAACTGTAATTAATTGTAGATTTATTAATAATACTGCAAGTTCTTATGGTGGAGCAATATATCTTAGAGATGGAAAGTTAACCATAGTCAATACAACTTTCGTAAATAATTCAGCTGATGTTGGTGGAGCAGCAATAGCAGACACCATTAGTATTACTCATTCTGATTTCATTAATAATACTGCAGATGGTTCTGGTGGAGCTATAAGAGCTTATGATAATTTAACAATTGTTGATTCTATTTTTACTAATAATACTTCTATAAATGGTCAAGGTGGAGCTTTATATACTCCAAATGTTGACATAAATAATTCAATTTTTGTTAATAATACTTCATTAAATGGTGGAGGGGCAATATACTCCAGCAATGAATATTTAATTAATAATTCTGTATTCGTTAATAACTCTGCTATTGATGGTGATGGTGGAGCAGTTTCATCATATCGTACTGGCAATATAAACAATTCTAATTTTACCAATAACTCTGCTAAAAAAAGTGGTGGAGCAGCATATGCTAGAGAGAGTATTGAAATTGATAATTCTAGCTTCAATAAAAATTATGCTGGTGCTGGTGGAGCAGTACGTGCTCAATCAGAAGTTAATATTACTAATTCAAATTTTACCAACAATGTTGCTAACAATGAGGGTGGAGCAATATATTCTAATGGAAAAATTGTTGTTAATAATTTAACTTTTATCAACAACTCTGCTATTGAAAGTGATGGTGGAGCAATATTCTCTGTAGAAGATGTTGAAGTAGATAATTCCAATTTTATAAATAATTATGCAGGTGAACTTGGTGGGGCAATAAGTGCTTATAATGAACTTACTGTTAATAATTCTAATTTCACCAACAATAATGCAAAATATTATGGTGGTGGAGTTTATGCTAATGTGTTGAATTCTAATAGAGATAATTTTGTTAATAATACTGCAGAATATAATGGTGGAGGAGCTTATGTATTCTCTAATGCTAATATTAATGGGTCAAATTTTGATTCAAATACTGCAGTGAATGGTGGAGGATTATTCAGCACTGGAAATTCTAGTGTTAATAATTCTAATTTCATTAATAATAATGCTTATGATGGATCTGCAATTATTAGTGGAAATTTACATTTAAATAATAACAATTTAGAAAATAACACATCTAGAGGTTATGGAATTGTATATGCTGAAAATGCAACTATTGAAAATAATAAATTTATAGATAATGATGCATTAGAAGATAAAGAAATCTATGTATTAAATGAATTAAGTCAAAGCAATAATACTTTAAGCCCTAATCAAATAGAAAATATTAATGCTAATACAGTAAAAGTGAATACTATTAATGGTACTACTTATTTGGTTGATTTAGAAGATGGGTTAAAAGGATATTGTTTACAAAGAACATTAAATTTCCCTGATTATGTATATTTATTAAATAATCTTAGTTTAGCACATAACCAATTAACTGGTGAAGATGTTAGTGAATACTTAAAGATTTTAATTTATAAATATTATTTCTCAGATAAAAAAGACAATATAACTTACAGTTTATGGGACTTTACAGACAGTGATTTTAGAAATAGTAATAACAATTTAACTAAAAAAGTAATTGCATTATATAATTCTGGATTCCGTGTACCTGATTCTAATGCTAGTTTAATATTGGATAATGGTACTCAAGTATTATTTGATTTTTATAGTGCTGGAAGTTCAACAACTCAAAATTTATTCCTATTTAATATTACATATATGGGAAACAATTATGACATGAAAGTTGAAAAAATTACATTAAACAAATCTGTAATTAATGGAAATAAAACAAAATTCATAATTAGAGTAACAAACATTGGTGATACAATTCTCCATGGTGTTACTGTATTTGAAAAAGAGTATGATGGTTTAGTTTATGATTCATATATTGATGAAGGAAATAATTGGAATTATAACAATGGTAAATGGATTTACAAAAAACAATTAAACATTAATGAATCTGCAGAATTTACTGTTGTATTTAAAACAATAAAATCCGGTAATTTCACAAATATCATAATTTCATCATCCAATGAAACTACAAATAAAACCACTAACAATACCACTACTGTTTACACTCCTAATCTAACTGTTGAGAAGCTTTCTTTGAATAGAACTGTTTATGTTGGTAATCAGACTGTCTTTACTATTGTTGTCCGTAATACCGGTGATTGTGATTTAGGTGAGGTTTTTGTCGTTGAAAAAGCTCCAGAAGGTCTTGCTTACAGTTCATTTAAAGGCACCGACTGGTCATACAACAATGGCAAATTTACTTATGGTAAAACTTTAAAGGTTGGTGAGTCTGTTAGTTTTGAGATTGTATTCGATGCTGTTAGTTCTGGTAATTGGACTAATGTTGTTGTTGCAGGTTCAAATTTAACAGGTAATAAAACTGGTAATAATACTACTAAGGTTTATAATCCTGGTTTGAAGGTTGAAAAAATCACTTTGGATCCTGTTGTGTCTGTTGGTGAGATTACATCTTTTGAAATTATAGTGACTAATACTGGTGATTGTAAACTTGGTGATGTTTTTGTTCATGAAGATAGTTATGAAGGTTTAAGGTTCCATAGTTTCAGGGGTGATATGTGGAAACAGAAAGGTGATACTTTCTATTATCAGGGTGTTTTAAATCCTGGTGAGTCAGCATCATTTGTAATTTTATTTACTACTTTAAAACCTGGAAATTTCACAAATATTGTTACTGCCGGTTCCAATGTTACTAACAATACCACTACTGAAAACAAAACCAAAGTAATAGAAAATCACACTAACAATAATACTAATGGTATTAATAAAACAGTTAATAATGAAACCAAAGAGGTTAATGTTCATAAGGTTGATACTTCAAGAGCAACTGGTAATCCGTTACTAGCATTACTCATGGTTCTTTTAATGATTAGTGTGACTTCTGTTAGAAAATTCAAAAAATAA
- a CDS encoding 3-dehydroquinate synthase II translates to MQNKFAWISTPDELWDDKKEMITTALESGIDYVLDFDDIEEIRKLGNVKIIANTDDADIYLVGINGEGDGFVELNDDFTDSIDIANAKKAKSEGKTVCAYIKITDKAHEQLAVRLGSIVDYIILIGTDWTIIPLENIIADLQKLDVKIIAAVRDVDGARVALETLEHGTDGIIFEANDFNNIKKIAQNVIEASQVKYELKLATVTKVKPLGSGDRVCVDTTDMMKPGEGMLIGSYSKSMFLVHSESLESEYVASRPFRVNAGPVQAYVMVPGNKTRYLSELVAGDEILIVNTEGETRTAYVGRSKIERRPLLLLEAKYEGKTIRTLLQNAETIRIVDENNNPLSVADVKPGDKVKVYIETNARHFGIAIDETIIEQ, encoded by the coding sequence ATGCAAAATAAATTCGCTTGGATAAGTACTCCTGATGAATTATGGGATGATAAGAAAGAGATGATCACTACTGCATTAGAATCAGGTATTGACTATGTTTTGGATTTTGATGATATTGAAGAGATTAGGAAACTTGGCAATGTGAAAATCATTGCAAATACTGATGATGCAGATATCTATTTGGTAGGTATTAATGGTGAAGGAGATGGCTTTGTTGAATTAAATGATGATTTCACTGATTCAATTGATATTGCTAATGCAAAAAAAGCAAAAAGCGAAGGAAAAACTGTATGCGCCTATATAAAAATAACTGATAAAGCCCATGAGCAATTAGCTGTAAGATTAGGTTCAATTGTTGATTATATTATTTTAATTGGTACCGACTGGACAATTATCCCACTTGAAAATATTATTGCCGATTTACAGAAGTTGGATGTAAAGATTATTGCAGCTGTTCGTGATGTGGATGGTGCTCGTGTTGCCCTTGAAACTTTAGAGCATGGAACTGATGGCATAATATTTGAAGCAAATGACTTCAATAATATTAAAAAAATCGCCCAAAATGTTATTGAAGCATCACAAGTAAAATATGAATTAAAACTAGCTACTGTAACTAAAGTAAAACCCTTAGGTTCAGGCGATAGGGTATGTGTTGATACAACTGACATGATGAAACCTGGAGAAGGGATGTTAATCGGTTCCTATTCAAAATCCATGTTTTTAGTGCATTCAGAATCACTTGAAAGTGAATATGTTGCTTCAAGACCATTCAGAGTAAATGCTGGCCCTGTTCAAGCATATGTGATGGTTCCTGGAAATAAGACAAGATACTTATCTGAACTTGTTGCCGGAGATGAAATATTAATCGTTAATACCGAAGGTGAAACTAGAACTGCATATGTTGGAAGAAGTAAAATTGAAAGAAGGCCTTTATTATTGCTTGAAGCAAAATATGAAGGTAAAACTATCAGAACACTCCTGCAAAATGCAGAAACCATTAGAATAGTTGATGAAAATAACAATCCATTGTCAGTGGCTGATGTTAAACCGGGAGATAAAGTTAAAGTTTATATAGAAACTAATGCACGTCATTTTGGAATTGCTATTGATGAGACAATCATTGAACAATGA
- the cca gene encoding CCA tRNA nucleotidyltransferase, which yields MDYSLILNDIKPTTDETKEINEVSSRIINFLQVLCDENNINAKVNLVGSVAKNTALKGKSDIDIFIAFPLDTDKLYLKETGLDLAHKCCREFKSVPEHHFASHPYVTADIEGYEVDIVPCYAIEDGSQLKSAVDRTILHTRFVKSNLVEGQEDEVLLLKRFMAMTGTYGSEFKVGGFAGYLCELLIIHYGTFENTLKSAINWQYGHVIDLENYGTSRLFNDPLIVIDPTDMNRNVGAALRINKLSEFIQSARNYIFSDNKKNYFYPIKRNLNKNELIKEFNTRNSDIIAIKFNVPNIPIDTLHPQLKKTTEALERKLNDEEFNVFKADYWSDELFSCVILLEMASSNLNDIKVNVGPKIFFNKACENFVKKYGRENCYIQEDFLVHTQKRDFNNALKLIEHIFTSEHIGLIKVGKNLKKSIINTYEFIDLDEISSEEFLDDFIHPGQHIIR from the coding sequence ATGGATTATAGTTTAATATTAAATGATATAAAACCAACAACTGATGAAACAAAAGAAATTAATGAAGTTTCATCAAGAATAATTAATTTTTTACAAGTTTTGTGTGATGAAAATAACATAAATGCTAAAGTTAATCTAGTTGGTTCTGTCGCTAAAAACACGGCTCTTAAAGGCAAATCCGACATTGATATTTTTATAGCATTTCCATTAGATACTGATAAATTGTATTTAAAGGAAACTGGTCTTGATTTAGCTCATAAATGTTGCAGGGAATTTAAAAGCGTTCCAGAACATCATTTTGCATCACACCCTTATGTAACTGCAGATATTGAAGGTTATGAGGTGGATATTGTCCCATGCTATGCAATTGAAGACGGAAGCCAGCTAAAATCTGCAGTGGATAGAACAATATTGCACACTCGTTTTGTTAAATCTAATTTGGTTGAAGGACAGGAAGATGAAGTTTTACTATTAAAGCGTTTCATGGCAATGACTGGAACATATGGTTCTGAATTTAAAGTTGGTGGATTTGCAGGTTATTTGTGTGAATTATTAATTATTCATTATGGAACTTTTGAAAATACATTAAAATCAGCTATTAACTGGCAATATGGCCATGTCATTGATTTGGAAAATTATGGAACTTCCAGATTATTCAATGATCCTTTAATTGTTATTGATCCAACTGATATGAATCGCAATGTTGGAGCTGCACTTAGAATTAATAAATTATCTGAATTTATTCAATCTGCTCGTAATTATATATTCTCGGATAATAAAAAAAACTATTTTTATCCAATAAAACGAAATTTAAACAAAAATGAATTAATTAAGGAGTTTAATACTAGAAATAGTGATATTATTGCTATTAAATTCAATGTTCCGAATATTCCTATTGATACTCTTCATCCCCAGCTTAAAAAAACAACGGAAGCTCTTGAACGTAAGTTAAATGATGAGGAATTCAATGTTTTTAAGGCAGATTATTGGAGTGATGAATTGTTTTCTTGTGTAATTTTACTTGAAATGGCATCATCAAACTTAAATGATATTAAAGTTAATGTAGGACCTAAAATATTCTTTAATAAAGCATGTGAAAATTTTGTTAAAAAATACGGTCGTGAAAATTGTTATATTCAAGAGGATTTCTTAGTTCACACACAAAAAAGGGATTTTAATAATGCTTTAAAATTAATCGAACATATTTTTACTTCTGAACACATTGGTCTTATTAAAGTTGGTAAAAACCTTAAAAAGAGCATTATTAACACTTATGAATTCATTGATCTTGATGAAATTTCTAGTGAGGAGTTCTTGGATGATTTTATCCATCCAGGACAACATATAATTAGATGA
- the thpR gene encoding RNA 2',3'-cyclic phosphodiesterase has translation MSQLRAFLAIDLDDGLKPKINKIIKQFKQIDAKIRYVELNNMHLTLKFFGEIDTDGLELLENKIADVVSEFKPFNIKIKGCGAFPNYSHIKVIWIGIDEDSIIKELHDNLDGEFVKLGFGKDKNFSTHLTIGRMKSAKNKVQVRSTIGEFSDIEIGEMTVNSITLKKSTLTPSGPIYEDLKVFEL, from the coding sequence ATGTCACAGCTACGGGCATTTTTAGCTATAGATTTGGATGACGGGTTAAAACCAAAAATTAATAAAATTATTAAACAGTTTAAACAAATTGATGCAAAAATAAGGTATGTAGAATTAAATAATATGCATTTAACCTTAAAATTCTTTGGAGAAATTGACACTGATGGTTTGGAATTGTTGGAAAATAAAATAGCAGATGTTGTATCTGAATTCAAACCTTTTAATATAAAAATTAAAGGATGTGGCGCATTTCCAAATTATAGTCATATAAAAGTGATTTGGATTGGAATTGATGAAGATTCAATTATCAAAGAATTGCATGATAACCTTGATGGGGAATTTGTTAAATTAGGTTTCGGTAAAGATAAAAACTTTTCAACACATCTGACTATTGGACGTATGAAATCAGCTAAAAATAAAGTTCAAGTCAGATCAACTATCGGGGAATTTAGTGATATTGAAATTGGTGAGATGACAGTAAACAGTATTACTTTAAAAAAATCTACTCTAACTCCTTCCGGACCAATTTATGAAGATTTAAAAGTATTTGAATTGTGA
- a CDS encoding 2-amino-3,7-dideoxy-D-threo-hept-6-ulosonate synthase, whose protein sequence is MMIGKKIRLERIINRNTGRTVIAPMDHGVSSGPIPGIINMDETVEEIAQGGADAILMHKGIVQQGHRGYGKDIGLIVHLSASTSLAPDPNDKVTVTSVEKAIQLGADAVSIHVNLGSETESLMLQELGQVAETCDYWGMPLLAMMYPRGQKVENEHDVEFVKHAARVGSELGVDIVKTNYTGDPDTFKEVVEGAIVPVVIAGGPKVETDEELLQMVRDSLDVGGAGVAFGRNLFQAENPGKITRAISEVVHHDLDVEEALEFLK, encoded by the coding sequence ATTATGATAGGTAAAAAGATTCGTTTAGAAAGAATCATAAATAGAAATACTGGCAGAACTGTTATTGCACCAATGGATCATGGTGTATCAAGCGGTCCAATTCCGGGTATAATAAATATGGATGAGACTGTTGAAGAAATCGCTCAGGGAGGAGCTGATGCAATATTAATGCATAAAGGTATTGTGCAACAGGGACACCGTGGTTATGGTAAAGATATTGGATTAATTGTACATTTATCTGCAAGTACTTCTCTTGCACCGGATCCAAATGATAAAGTAACTGTAACAAGTGTTGAAAAAGCAATTCAACTTGGAGCTGATGCGGTATCTATTCATGTCAATCTCGGAAGTGAAACAGAAAGCTTGATGTTGCAGGAATTAGGTCAAGTTGCAGAAACTTGTGATTACTGGGGTATGCCTCTTCTTGCAATGATGTACCCAAGGGGGCAAAAAGTGGAAAATGAACATGATGTGGAATTTGTAAAACACGCTGCACGTGTAGGTTCAGAACTTGGAGTGGATATTGTAAAGACCAACTACACCGGAGATCCTGATACATTCAAGGAAGTTGTTGAAGGTGCTATTGTACCAGTAGTTATTGCCGGCGGTCCAAAAGTAGAAACTGATGAAGAGTTATTGCAGATGGTTAGAGATTCTCTTGATGTTGGCGGGGCAGGTGTTGCATTCGGACGTAATTTATTCCAAGCTGAAAATCCGGGTAAGATTACAAGAGCAATATCTGAAGTTGTTCACCATGATTTGGATGTTGAAGAAGCTTTAGAATTCTTAAAATAG
- a CDS encoding pantoate kinase: protein MSVFVPGHVTGFFNIENHESKLKNGSCGVGFLLTKGVMTTVIESDNFEFEVNLGDDTIVCEVLRILNLDNSNFKIIQDIQLPIGAGFGTSAASALSLTLALNDFLNLGYSKELCGQIAHMAEVNLGAGLGDVIAQTGSGLVLRTKSGAPGIGEIKSFNQDVYIAYKTFGPIETSEIITDANYKKIISEVGLKYLELFEEKPSLDNFLIFSKKFSCETGLMSPEVKKQIEYFESIDDVLGSSMAMLGNTVFALSYNEDTFKKLNIEELHIDKLNNNGIVYD, encoded by the coding sequence ATGAGTGTTTTTGTTCCGGGTCATGTAACCGGTTTTTTTAATATTGAAAATCATGAGTCCAAATTAAAAAATGGATCTTGTGGAGTTGGATTTTTACTAACAAAAGGTGTTATGACAACTGTTATTGAATCAGATAACTTTGAATTTGAAGTTAATCTTGGTGATGACACTATTGTCTGTGAAGTCTTAAGAATTTTGAATTTGGATAACAGTAATTTTAAAATTATTCAGGATATTCAGCTTCCAATCGGGGCAGGATTTGGAACATCTGCTGCTTCAGCTTTAAGTTTAACACTGGCTTTAAATGATTTTCTTAATCTGGGTTATTCAAAAGAATTATGCGGTCAAATTGCACATATGGCTGAAGTTAATTTAGGTGCGGGTTTAGGTGATGTAATAGCTCAAACAGGCAGTGGTTTAGTTTTAAGAACAAAATCCGGTGCACCTGGTATTGGAGAAATCAAATCATTCAATCAGGATGTTTATATTGCATACAAAACTTTTGGACCAATTGAAACATCAGAGATTATCACGGATGCCAATTATAAAAAGATTATTTCAGAAGTAGGTTTAAAGTATCTGGAATTATTTGAAGAAAAACCTAGTTTGGATAATTTTTTAATCTTTTCGAAAAAATTTTCCTGTGAGACTGGATTAATGTCTCCTGAAGTGAAAAAACAGATTGAATATTTCGAATCTATTGATGATGTATTAGGCAGTTCAATGGCAATGCTTGGAAATACAGTATTTGCATTGTCATATAATGAAGATACATTTAAAAAATTAAACATTGAAGAGTTACATATAGATAAATTAAATAATAATGGTATTGTTTATGATTAA
- a CDS encoding class I SAM-dependent methyltransferase, translating to MIKLSYDIKNYRKQILDLTQNGDTIIELGCHVGNTTKILLDNFRDSKIMALDNSPEATIKMNEILCDNLEFINADVRLHETLLEVFKRIQKCDILSIDLGGGYHPDTVFKVFYIWSSTFKPKHTLIRNRGILEFFNSAGSSDEDYESCEGFLDSYHDSGIPPQIKEFELWTPNLGKY from the coding sequence ATGATTAAACTTAGCTATGATATAAAGAATTATAGAAAGCAAATCTTAGATTTAACTCAAAATGGAGATACGATAATAGAATTGGGTTGTCATGTGGGCAATACGACAAAAATTCTATTGGATAATTTTAGAGATTCAAAGATAATGGCACTTGATAATTCTCCTGAAGCAACAATAAAAATGAATGAAATTTTGTGTGATAATTTGGAATTTATTAATGCTGATGTACGTCTTCATGAAACATTGCTTGAGGTATTTAAAAGAATTCAAAAGTGTGATATTTTATCCATTGATTTAGGTGGAGGATATCATCCCGATACGGTTTTTAAAGTATTTTATATTTGGTCCTCAACATTTAAACCAAAACATACATTAATTAGAAATAGGGGTATTTTAGAATTTTTTAATTCGGCGGGGAGCAGTGATGAGGATTATGAATCATGTGAGGGATTTCTCGATTCTTATCATGATTCGGGAATTCCCCCACAAATTAAAGAATTTGAATTATGGACACCGAATCTTGGGAAATATTGA